One genomic region from Thermoflexus sp. encodes:
- the plsX gene encoding phosphate acyltransferase PlsX gives MTVRVVLDAMGGDHAPRVPVEGALWALREIPELHVILVGQEERIRAELARHSPKGLSFSIVHASQVVEMHERTIAVKTKRDSSMGVGMRLVRSGEAEAFVSMGNTGAVMAAALFHLGRIPGIDRPALATVYPTAHRPCLLLDIGANTDPQPWHLLQFAIMGVVYAERVLGWPNPRVGILSNGEEPGKGSIRVQEAYRLLQESGLNFIGNVEGKDLSRGLAEVVVTDGFTGNVVIKHLEGTVSFLARFLKAQLTDGALDRLGLALALPGLILAAPGLLCLLPSLRRVFQQLDYREYGGAPLLGVNGVVVIGHGRSDAKAVKNAIRMAVRAVREGMLERIREGLESIPPARSPHGASVEGARIQGQRQSC, from the coding sequence ATGACGGTTCGAGTGGTCCTGGATGCGATGGGGGGTGATCACGCCCCACGGGTCCCGGTGGAGGGGGCGCTATGGGCGCTGCGGGAGATCCCGGAGCTTCACGTGATCCTGGTCGGCCAGGAGGAACGGATCCGCGCGGAGCTGGCCCGCCATTCCCCGAAAGGCCTCTCGTTTTCCATCGTCCATGCCTCCCAGGTGGTGGAGATGCATGAGCGCACCATCGCGGTGAAAACCAAACGGGATTCCTCCATGGGGGTGGGGATGCGCCTGGTGCGCTCCGGGGAAGCTGAGGCGTTCGTTTCCATGGGGAACACCGGGGCGGTGATGGCGGCGGCCCTGTTCCATCTGGGGCGGATCCCGGGCATCGATCGCCCGGCCCTGGCCACGGTTTACCCCACCGCTCACCGGCCGTGCCTTCTCCTCGATATCGGCGCGAACACGGATCCCCAGCCATGGCATTTGCTCCAGTTCGCCATCATGGGCGTCGTATATGCGGAGCGGGTGCTGGGCTGGCCGAACCCGCGGGTGGGGATCCTCTCCAACGGCGAGGAGCCGGGCAAGGGATCCATCCGGGTTCAGGAGGCTTACCGTCTCCTTCAGGAAAGCGGATTGAATTTTATCGGGAACGTGGAGGGGAAGGATCTATCCCGTGGTCTGGCGGAGGTGGTGGTCACGGACGGCTTCACCGGGAACGTGGTGATCAAGCATCTCGAGGGCACGGTATCCTTCCTGGCCCGTTTCCTGAAGGCGCAGCTGACCGATGGGGCGCTGGATCGGCTCGGCCTGGCGCTGGCGTTGCCGGGCCTGATCCTCGCCGCTCCCGGGCTGCTGTGCCTGCTGCCCAGCCTCCGGCGGGTCTTCCAGCAGCTGGATTATCGGGAATACGGAGGCGCGCCGCTGCTGGGGGTCAACGGCGTGGTGGTGATCGGGCACGGGCGCTCCGATGCGAAGGCCGTGAAGAATGCCATCCGCATGGCGGTCCGGGCGGTGAGGGAAGGAATGCTGGAGCGGATCCGGGAAGGTCTGGAGTCGATCCCCCCGGCGCGCTCCCCGCATGGGGCCAGCGTGGAGGGCGCGCGGATTCAGGGACAGCGCCAATCCTGCTGA